In Dehalococcoidia bacterium, the sequence TTCGAATACGGCCAGCCGTTGCACGCGTTTGATTATTATGGAATCGGCGGGCAGAAGATCATCGTCCGCCGTGCCGGTGCTGGCGAGAAAATGACCACTCTCGATGGGCAGGAGCGGCAGCTTACTCCGGAAATGCTGGTGATTGCGGATCAGACTCACCCGGTGGCTCTGGCGGGGGTGATGGGCGGAGCGGATAGCGAAGTGACCGAGGTGACTACCACTATCCTGCTGGAATCGGCTAATTTCAATAATGTCAGTATCAGGCGCACCTCGCGCGGGCTGGGGTTGATCAGCGAGGCCTCCCTTCGATTCGATAAGGGGCTTAGTCAGGGATTGCCCATGCCGGCGATTCGGCGGGCCATCCAGCTGATGGTTGACTACGCCGGAGGCAAAGCCACTCAAGGAATTGTCGATGCTTATCCCGGATTTACTCCTGCCAAGTCCGTCACACTCACTGGCGAGCGGGCCAAGCAGGTGTTGGGAATCGATTTTGGCATGGATCGCATTCGCAAGACGCTGGAATCGCTGGGATTCGAATGTCAGGCAGAAGGCGCTTCGGAGTTATCGGTTTCCATTCCGTACTGGCGGACGGATATCAAATTGCCGGATGACCTGATCGAGGAAGTGGCTCGAATCATTGGATACAGCGAAATTCCTACCACGATGCTGAGCGGGGCAGTCCCGTATCACAATCCCTCACCATTACGCGGCCTTCGGATGAAGATTCAGGACATTCTGACGGGCTGCGGAATGCAGGAAGTCATCAATTACTCGCTGACCGGCGAGGATATGCTGAAGAAGCTTCGCTATCAGGGAGAGTTCGGCGTGCCGATGAAACTGGCCAACCCGATGAGTCGCGATCAGGAATTGTTGCGCCTGAGCCTTAGAGGTGGACTTTTGACCAACTTTGTTGCCAACCAGCGCCAGGCCGATAAGGGCGTGATGCTGTTCGAGATCGGTAAAATCTATCTGCCGCGCCAGGGCGATCTGCCCATCGAAAAGGAAATGCTGGCCGGAATCGTGGGAGGGGGCAAAACCGGGAAATCATGGCTGGCCGAAAAAGGCGCTATGGACTTTTTCTTTGCCAAAGGTATTCTGGAGACGATGTTCCGGCATCTGGGGATTGAGGCCACCTATGAAAATGCCGAGGATGTCCTGCTTCTGCCGGGCAAGACGGCTTGTGTGAAGGTGAACGGAGAGCGGATTGGGGTTATCGGCGAGCTTCATCCCGATGTGGCTGGCGATTTCGATATCTCTCTGGAGCCGGTTTGCCTTTTTGAGATCGAAACTGAAAAGCTTCTTCCGATGGTGGAAAAGACCCGCGTCTTCCAATCGATTCCGAGGTATCCCAGCAACGATCGAGACTTGGCGCTGATTGTCGATGATGCTTTGCCAGCCCAGAAGGTTCGGGATATTTTGAAGAGTTTTCCCCAGATTGCTGACGTGATGCTGTTCGATGTGTTCCGGGGTGGGCAGGTGCCGGTGGGGAAAAAGTCGCTGGCCTTTGCCGTGCGATATCAATCGATGGAGAAAACCCTCGCCGATGATGAAGTGGACAAGATCCAACACAAGATACTGGCCCGGCTGGAGCGGGAAGTGGGCGCTGTGCTGAGGCAGTAGGAATCAGTGCTCAGTCATCTTCTCTCCCTTACCCCTTCGACATTGCTCAGGGCGAACGGGTTTGAGGAGAGTGCAGAGACACTTCTCTGCCGGGGTTTTAGGGGTGTCCCCAGTGTTCCCTTCTTTTCCCCCAAGATTGGGGAAAGGGGGTTGATCAAGCTTTTGCCACAGACTTTTTGTTTAGATGGGGATAAGATGAACGGCAAGGTTTATATCGTCGGGGCTGGTCCGGGCGATCCGGGGCTGATCACAGTCAAGGGAATGAAATGCCTCAAACAGGCCCAGGTCGTGGTCTATGATCGATTGATCGATGATAGACTACTGGAGATCGTTCCTCCCGGTGCCGAACTGATCTACGTGGGCAAATCGGCTAAACTTCATGCCAGAGAGCAGGACGAGATCAATCGGTTGCTGGTTGAAAAGGCATCTGAAGGGAAGACGGTGGTTCGGCTCAAGGGCGGCGATCCGTTCGTGCTGGGGCGGGGTGGGGAGGAGGCAGAGGAGCTTGTAGCCAATCATATTCCGTTTGAGATCGTTCCCGGCATATCCTCAGCGATTGCGGCCCCGGCTTATGCCGGCATACCGGTGACTCATCGTCAGGTTTCCTCATCGTTTGCCGTCATCACCGGACATGAAGATCCTCGAAAAGAGATATCGAGCATCAACTGGAAAAACCTGGCCACTGGAGTTGATACGCTGGTCTTCCTGATGGGAATGGGGAATCTGGGTAGGATCGTTCAGAAGCTCATCGAACATGGCAGAAACCCCGAGACGCCGGTGGCGTTGATCCGGCAGGGATCAACGCCGGAGCAGCAGACGCTGACGGGAACCCTTGCCGATATTGTCCAGAGAGCCAAGACGGCCGAATTTGAACCGCCGGTGGTGATCGTCGTCGGAGAGGTTGTCGGCCTTCGGGAGAGGCTGGAGTGGTTTGAAAACCGGCCCTTGTTCGGAAAGCGCATTCTGGTCACCCGATCCCGGATTCAGGCGAGCGCATTGAGTCAGCTGCTGAGAGAGCGCGGCGCTGAGCCTGTTGAGTTGCCGGTGATTGAAATCGTCGATGTCCTCGACCCTTCAGAGCTGGATCAGTCGATCCTGAACCTCGCCAATTACGAGTGGGTGATTTTCACGAGCGCCAACGGAGTGGAGGCATTCTGGAAACGTCTCGGAGCTCTAGGGTTAGATGCGCGCCAGTTCGCTCGAAGCGGAGTCGCCGCCATTGGCCCGGCTACTGCTCAAGCGCTGAAGGGCCGCGGCATAGTTCCTGATTTCATACCTCAGACGTACACCACTGAGGGCGTCTTATCTGGATTCAAGGAAAAGGGAATCCAGGGATGCCGCATTCTGTTACCCCGTGCCGATATCGCTCCGAAGGACCTCTTCGATGGACTTGCCAATCTGGGTGCAAATCCTACAGAGGTCGTTGCATACCTGACGAAACCGCCGGGCAAGGCTGTTTCTGACGGGGTGAGAAAAATGCTTCGGGATGGGAAGATTGATATCATCACTTTCACCAGTTCTTCTACCGTGATCAACCTAAAGGATGAGCTCGGAGATGATTGGCAGATGGCTCAAAAGGCCCGGATCGCGTGCATCGGGCCGGTGACAGCGGCAACTGCGGAAAAAGCAGGGCTGAAGGTGGATATCCTTGCCCAAGAATCGACGATTCCCGGTCTGGTGGCCGCGATCGAGGAGGCTTTCTGATGGCTGATTTCCCTCAACGGAGGCTGCGTCGACTTCGCCGGACCGAGGCTGTGCGGCGATTGGTTCGGGAAACACAGGTGGACATCGCCGATCTGGTCTATCCGCTTTTCGTCACCTGCGGTAAGGGCAAGAAGGAGGAGATCGAATCCATGCCGGGCATCTTTCGGCTATCGGAGGACAAGCTGGCAGCGGAAATCGAGGAGATTGCCGGACTGGGTATTTCGGCAGTGATTCTATTTGGCATTCCGCAGGCTAAGGATGAGGTTGGCACTTCAGCCTTTGCCCCGAATGGGGTGGTTCAAGGGGCCATCAAGTCAATCAAGAAGGCCGTTCCTAATCTTCTGGTCATGACCGATGTTTGCCTCTGTGAGTATACCAGTCACGGACATTGCGGTGTGGTTTCCGATGGGGAGGTGGATAACGACGAGACTCTGCAATTGCTGGCACGGATGGCAGTCTCCCATGCCGAGGCCGGAGCCGATGTGGTGGCTCCGTCGGACATGATGGATGGGCGAATCGGAGCTATCCGCAAAGCGCTGGACGATTCGAACTTCAGTCATATCCCAATCCTTTCCTATGCTGCCAAATATGCTTCTGCTTTCTATGGTCCGTTCCGGGAAGCTGCCCAATCGACGCCTGAGTTCGGGGATCGACGAGGCTATCAGATGGACCCTGCCAATATCAGGGAGGCGCTGAGAGAGATTGAACAGGATATAATCGAAGGGGCTGACATGGTGATGGTGAAACCCGCACTAGCGTATCTCGACGTCATTCGCGAAGCCAGAATGGCCTTCCACTATCCCTTGGCCGCCTATAACGTCAGCGGGGAGTATTCGATGGTGAAAGCGGCAGCTCAACGCGGCTGGATCGATGAGCGGCGGATCGTTCTGGAGATTCTCACTGCTATCAAGCGGGCCGGTGCGGATATCATCATCAGCTATCATGCCAAAGAGGCAGCTCGCTGGCTCCAGTAGGGCAAGAGAGAGCACCCATGACTACACCGAAGATCAAGCAGCCTGGATGCATCGAACAACGAGATAGCAATTATTTAACCCTCCGCACCAGAGTGCTGGCAGGACTTCTCTCTTGTGAACAAATGGCCGAGCTGATGAAAGTGGCCGAAGAATATGGCCGTGGAGTGGTACAGCTCACTTCCCGGGTGGGAGTGGAGATTCCCTGGATCAAGGCGGAGGACGTTAAAGCGATCTCCACCCGGTTGGCAAAGGTGAACCTGCCGGTCAGCGGTACTGGCTCGACCGTCCGGGCAATCGTTGCCTGCAAGGGAACCACCTGCAAGAACGGCTTATTCGATACTCAGCAGCTTTGTCGGGAACTGGATCAGAAATTTTTCGGGAAAAAGCTCTCCGCCAAGTTTAAGATGCGGATCGCAGGCTGCCCCAACAATTGCGTTATGGGAAGGACCAATGATCTCGATTTCATCGGGCAATGTGTCCCTCATATCAGCGATAGTTGCTCTCTGTGCGGGTCGTGCGTTGAAGTGTGCCCAGGCAAAGCCATCAGAGAGAAAGAAGGAGCCATCACCATTATTCGAAGCCAGTGTTTTAATTGTGGCAAGTGTGCCATGGTTTGCCCCGAGGGAGCGATATCATCCATCGAACAAGGGGTTGCCGTCTTCATCGGGGGGAAGTTTGGCAAGCAATACCGGATCGGGCAAAGGATCGAAGGGGTGTTTCCAATCGAAAAGGCAGTGGAAGTGGCAGATCGGTTAATCCGGTATTATGAGGATCATGCCAAGCCTGGAGAACGCTTTGGCGACACTCTGGATCGAGTGGGTGTGGATAGATTCCCGAATCGGTTGACCGTTCGTCAATAAGCTCCTCATACAACAAAGGTTTTTCCTGTCAGGTAACGGTCCTCTGGTGAGGTCTCATAGCCCATGTATTTGTCGGCTGTCTGTG encodes:
- a CDS encoding 4Fe-4S binding protein, whose translation is MTTPKIKQPGCIEQRDSNYLTLRTRVLAGLLSCEQMAELMKVAEEYGRGVVQLTSRVGVEIPWIKAEDVKAISTRLAKVNLPVSGTGSTVRAIVACKGTTCKNGLFDTQQLCRELDQKFFGKKLSAKFKMRIAGCPNNCVMGRTNDLDFIGQCVPHISDSCSLCGSCVEVCPGKAIREKEGAITIIRSQCFNCGKCAMVCPEGAISSIEQGVAVFIGGKFGKQYRIGQRIEGVFPIEKAVEVADRLIRYYEDHAKPGERFGDTLDRVGVDRFPNRLTVRQ
- the cobA gene encoding uroporphyrinogen-III C-methyltransferase gives rise to the protein MNGKVYIVGAGPGDPGLITVKGMKCLKQAQVVVYDRLIDDRLLEIVPPGAELIYVGKSAKLHAREQDEINRLLVEKASEGKTVVRLKGGDPFVLGRGGEEAEELVANHIPFEIVPGISSAIAAPAYAGIPVTHRQVSSSFAVITGHEDPRKEISSINWKNLATGVDTLVFLMGMGNLGRIVQKLIEHGRNPETPVALIRQGSTPEQQTLTGTLADIVQRAKTAEFEPPVVIVVGEVVGLRERLEWFENRPLFGKRILVTRSRIQASALSQLLRERGAEPVELPVIEIVDVLDPSELDQSILNLANYEWVIFTSANGVEAFWKRLGALGLDARQFARSGVAAIGPATAQALKGRGIVPDFIPQTYTTEGVLSGFKEKGIQGCRILLPRADIAPKDLFDGLANLGANPTEVVAYLTKPPGKAVSDGVRKMLRDGKIDIITFTSSSTVINLKDELGDDWQMAQKARIACIGPVTAATAEKAGLKVDILAQESTIPGLVAAIEEAF
- the pheT gene encoding phenylalanine--tRNA ligase subunit beta, with amino-acid sequence IGANWQNVFVGEIIGIGPHPNADKLRLATVTLGQEPITVVCGAPNIAVGQKIAFARVGAKLFDGHSGKYMELKPAKIRGVQSEGMVCSEKELGISDSHEGILVLAQDAPIGQPLADYMGDTILDVTVTPNRPDCLNLIGIAREVASFTGAKMRLPQVQYLEDETATKDLISIEILNPDLCPRYCAGIIKDVKIGPSPRWMQERLLAAGMRPINNIVDITNFVMFEYGQPLHAFDYYGIGGQKIIVRRAGAGEKMTTLDGQERQLTPEMLVIADQTHPVALAGVMGGADSEVTEVTTTILLESANFNNVSIRRTSRGLGLISEASLRFDKGLSQGLPMPAIRRAIQLMVDYAGGKATQGIVDAYPGFTPAKSVTLTGERAKQVLGIDFGMDRIRKTLESLGFECQAEGASELSVSIPYWRTDIKLPDDLIEEVARIIGYSEIPTTMLSGAVPYHNPSPLRGLRMKIQDILTGCGMQEVINYSLTGEDMLKKLRYQGEFGVPMKLANPMSRDQELLRLSLRGGLLTNFVANQRQADKGVMLFEIGKIYLPRQGDLPIEKEMLAGIVGGGKTGKSWLAEKGAMDFFFAKGILETMFRHLGIEATYENAEDVLLLPGKTACVKVNGERIGVIGELHPDVAGDFDISLEPVCLFEIETEKLLPMVEKTRVFQSIPRYPSNDRDLALIVDDALPAQKVRDILKSFPQIADVMLFDVFRGGQVPVGKKSLAFAVRYQSMEKTLADDEVDKIQHKILARLEREVGAVLRQ
- the hemB gene encoding porphobilinogen synthase, producing MADFPQRRLRRLRRTEAVRRLVRETQVDIADLVYPLFVTCGKGKKEEIESMPGIFRLSEDKLAAEIEEIAGLGISAVILFGIPQAKDEVGTSAFAPNGVVQGAIKSIKKAVPNLLVMTDVCLCEYTSHGHCGVVSDGEVDNDETLQLLARMAVSHAEAGADVVAPSDMMDGRIGAIRKALDDSNFSHIPILSYAAKYASAFYGPFREAAQSTPEFGDRRGYQMDPANIREALREIEQDIIEGADMVMVKPALAYLDVIREARMAFHYPLAAYNVSGEYSMVKAAAQRGWIDERRIVLEILTAIKRAGADIIISYHAKEAARWLQ